The Grus americana isolate bGruAme1 chromosome 8, bGruAme1.mat, whole genome shotgun sequence genome includes a region encoding these proteins:
- the FASLG gene encoding tumor necrosis factor ligand superfamily member 6: MQAYKGRAGSSPRDQSGTAPAVFGCHVEDRAKHVQPIPLPAMQQNLNYMYPQIFWMDGCTNASTSCPPAPPAAPFPPPVPDRRRKPRNNRERRSVGFLVTSLLILLALTGVGLSMFQIFHLEKELAELKESASTEHIPPALEKLIGQKEQSMKKEASKAAHLTGNPTQRDLPLEWEPVSGHAFTNGIQYRNQGLVINETGLYFVYSNVLFRGSICSNQVLTHIVYKKNPASPGSHVLMEDKGINYCTGQKTWARKSYLGALFKLRKMDSLHVNVSKIALVNFEESKTFFGLFKL; the protein is encoded by the exons ATGCAGGCGTATAAAGGCAGAGCTGGGTCTTCCCCCAGGGATCAGTCTGGGACAGCCCCGgcagtttttggctgccatGTGGAAGATCGTGCCAAGCATGTCCAGCCCATCCCGCTTCCGGCCATGCAGCAGAACTTGAACTACATGTACCCACAGATCTTTTGGATGGACGGCTGTACCAACGCAAGTACTTCCTGCCCCCCGGCACCTCCTGCCGCTCCTTTCCCACCACCAGTACCCGACCGGAGGAGAAAGCCAAGGAAcaacagggaaaggaggagcgTCGGCTTCCTGGTGACCTCCTTGCTGATCCTGCTGGCCCTCACTGGAGTGGGGCTGAGCATGTTTCAGATTTTCCACCTGGAGAAGGAACTGGCTGAACTCAAGGAG TCTGCCAGCACCGAACACATCCCTCCAGCTTTGGAGAAACTCATAG GGCAGAAGGAGCAGTCAATGAAAAAGGAAGCGAGTAAGGCAGCACACTTAACAG GAAACCCTACCCAGCGGGACCTCCCTTTGGAGTGGGAACCCGTCTCCGGCCATGCCTTCACCAACGGCATTCAGTATCGCAATCAGGGCCTTGTCATCAATGAGACCGGCCTGTACTTCGTGTACTCCAATGTGCTCTTCCGGGGAAGCATCTGCAGCAACCAGGTGTTGACCCACATCGTCTACAAGAAAAACCCGGCCTCACCAGGCAGCCACGTACTGATGGAGGACAAAGGCATCAACTACTGTACAGGTCAGAAAACGTGGGCCCGGAAAAGCTACCTAGGGGCTTTATTCAAGCTCAGGAAGATGGACAGTTTGCACGTCAACGTCTCCAAGATCGCTCTGGTTAATTTTGAGGAATCAAAGACATTCTTTGGCTTATTTAAGCTTTAA